Proteins encoded together in one Planctomyces sp. SH-PL14 window:
- a CDS encoding cytochrome c oxidase subunit II: MKRFWCVFFAFWPIVATIFCLMAPSMGWWFPTTINADGSAASPLGRKIDDLFYLILIITTITFVGTQVALAYVLFSGARRTDPGSTERAWFSHGSHNLEVIWSIVPAGILLFIALYQMDVWAEYRIKSQFPAETRKGPIAEVMARQFEWRIRYPGLDENDKLLPLMPDPQPTDLYAVNDLHVPSARPVMINLRTQDVQHSFFLPELRVKQDAVPGLVIPVWFEADKSTNYVLLCAELCGWGHYKMKARMVAENDEAFVKYLKKLKADQEYHGPREGSGGEN; encoded by the coding sequence GTGAAACGTTTCTGGTGCGTCTTTTTTGCCTTCTGGCCGATCGTGGCGACGATCTTCTGTCTGATGGCCCCCAGCATGGGCTGGTGGTTTCCGACGACGATCAACGCCGACGGTTCCGCCGCGTCGCCGCTGGGCCGGAAGATCGACGACCTGTTCTACCTGATCCTGATCATCACCACGATCACCTTCGTGGGGACGCAGGTCGCGCTGGCGTACGTCCTGTTCTCGGGAGCCAGACGAACCGATCCCGGAAGCACGGAGCGGGCCTGGTTCTCGCACGGCAGTCACAACCTGGAAGTGATCTGGTCGATCGTCCCCGCCGGAATCCTGCTGTTCATCGCCCTCTATCAGATGGACGTGTGGGCGGAGTACCGGATCAAGTCCCAGTTCCCGGCCGAGACCCGCAAGGGTCCAATCGCCGAGGTCATGGCCCGGCAGTTCGAGTGGCGGATCCGTTACCCCGGCCTCGACGAGAACGACAAGCTCCTGCCGCTGATGCCGGACCCGCAGCCGACCGACCTGTACGCCGTCAATGACCTGCACGTGCCGTCGGCCCGGCCGGTCATGATCAACCTCCGGACACAGGACGTGCAGCACTCGTTCTTCCTCCCCGAACTGCGGGTGAAGCAGGACGCGGTGCCGGGCCTCGTCATTCCCGTCTGGTTCGAGGCGGACAAGAGCACGAACTACGTGCTGCTGTGCGCTGAGTTGTGCGGGTGGGGTCACTACAAGATGAAGGCCCGGATGGTGGCCGAGAACGACGAAGCGTTTGTCAAATACCTCAAAAAGCTCAAGGCGGACCAGGAATACCACGGTCCGCGGGAAGGGTCCGGCGGCGAGAACTGA
- a CDS encoding c-type cytochrome produces the protein MPATEQNWRNLSTMHKVFALSAIAVLGSTLIMMAKDESRDWKRYQKEAERLKVDKLQKDEERLADAKYKSELDKLSERKTDANKRYEEALASTDNKPLVEEYRKLKAETEIMAVELKFQNAKRDVARANYDLAVRDAKPAKELAHRKELYDAEQEKSDDIARALEQKNIAFAAKRAEYNKLSEDLKSIDAELTKFTADEKALNDQKELLKPTNHLASFKRWLKELPIINGFNPHIKIQYDWPLGLDQSLGMKRVGRVDRCRTCHVNISDFGAGNVANFPADEYHQPFSAHPNPDLFLTSTSPHPVEKFGCTICHEGDGSGTSFQNAEHYPANPAQAAEWEQKHHWHSNHFWELPMFPKPFLEATCIRCHHSVTELGVNKQHGASAPKVFEGYSLIKEYGCFGCHEINGYDGGKPIGPDLRAEPSTAEEAAKLAADPSAIPGLLRKVGPSLRHIAQKTSPSFIASWTANPKKFRPTTRMPVFFDETNQHDSLAGKLQPVELSGIATYLTTKSTPIELESPKADYKADAARGKALFARRGCLACHSYPGDEELAGAKADFGPELSRIHEKLLPGEAGFQWLYTWLRQPEKYHTRTRMPDLFLDPYKDGETVIDPAADIAAFLLQKGTPEPAPLNKDWKTSLGVVARATTEADASRLGVEKSGVVVTEVLQTSAATRTWVKAEGGAGNRVAPIEVDDVILKVGSEAVTSPEQLDALIASRKSGDVVTLTIVSKGQSETREAAVTTPLDDLVRFYLAKSMNSPKVDEVFKNRGVAVPEAAKKPKADGTLPALKDVVKGDEIELVNADGNALSDEEWEQRKLTFVGRRTVSRYGCFGCHDIANFEDGRPIGPALTDWGRKDTSKLAPEHIEEYLHHHGERDGSSTREKIEKILGSAKADGTAPEESLTEAYLFESLLHHGRPGFIWQKLRDPRSYDYRKSETKGWDERLRMPNFYLDQKQIEAISTFVLGLVADPPAPQYQFRPTGAKLAIVEGERLLEKFNCTGCHMVDMPEFQYRIKPEEFQGSELTPDKYQSAYDLLLKLIPPVNGDTGKRSPAGEAIVKVHGLVLAEPDLEELPEDQILRVDTWGVHKAFEKIVLPHTPIAIPVQSLVSRGTGRGGTFALWLSKLILNDPGVGDQNRALQASPPPLFREGVKVQTPWLYSFLKNPDKIRHTTVLRMPKFNLDDSEAQTLANYFAAIDGAPFPYQTVPQSGQGFVELQTAAIAAKHPDSKEAYDLAGWKIINSNVCRQCHFVGGNEIQGDPKQVVRGPNLERVNRRLRPDWVKLWISSPPWVTPYTSMPVNFPADKKNMADLFGGDGWDQIEAAVFGLFNYQQLLEAHGKLQYVDPAAAAAAAAAANATPPAKPEGTN, from the coding sequence ATGCCTGCGACAGAACAGAACTGGCGTAACCTCAGCACCATGCACAAGGTGTTCGCGCTCAGCGCGATCGCCGTGCTGGGCTCGACGCTCATCATGATGGCCAAGGATGAGAGCCGGGACTGGAAGCGGTACCAGAAAGAGGCGGAACGGCTGAAGGTCGACAAGCTGCAGAAGGACGAAGAGCGGCTGGCCGACGCCAAGTACAAGTCCGAACTCGACAAGCTCTCCGAGCGGAAGACCGACGCCAACAAGCGGTACGAAGAGGCCCTCGCCAGCACCGACAACAAGCCGCTCGTCGAGGAGTACCGGAAGCTCAAGGCCGAGACCGAGATCATGGCGGTGGAACTCAAGTTCCAGAACGCCAAGCGGGACGTGGCCCGCGCGAACTACGACCTCGCCGTCCGCGACGCCAAGCCCGCCAAGGAGCTGGCGCATCGCAAGGAGCTGTACGACGCCGAGCAGGAGAAGTCGGACGACATCGCCCGGGCTCTCGAGCAGAAGAACATCGCCTTCGCCGCCAAGCGGGCGGAGTACAACAAGCTCTCCGAGGACCTCAAGAGCATCGACGCCGAGCTGACCAAGTTCACGGCGGACGAGAAGGCGCTTAACGACCAGAAGGAACTCCTCAAGCCGACCAACCACTTGGCGTCCTTCAAGCGGTGGCTCAAGGAGCTGCCGATCATCAACGGGTTCAACCCGCACATCAAGATCCAGTACGACTGGCCGCTCGGGCTCGATCAGTCGCTCGGCATGAAGCGGGTCGGGCGCGTCGACCGCTGCCGGACCTGTCACGTCAACATCTCCGACTTCGGGGCGGGGAACGTCGCCAACTTCCCGGCGGACGAATACCACCAGCCGTTCAGCGCCCACCCGAACCCGGACCTGTTCCTGACGTCGACCAGCCCGCACCCGGTCGAGAAGTTCGGCTGCACGATCTGCCACGAAGGGGACGGGTCGGGAACGAGCTTCCAGAACGCCGAGCATTATCCGGCGAACCCCGCCCAGGCGGCCGAGTGGGAACAGAAGCACCACTGGCACTCGAACCACTTCTGGGAGCTTCCGATGTTCCCGAAGCCGTTCCTGGAAGCGACCTGCATCCGCTGCCACCACTCGGTGACGGAGCTCGGCGTCAACAAGCAGCACGGCGCCTCGGCTCCCAAGGTGTTCGAGGGCTACTCGCTCATCAAGGAATACGGCTGCTTCGGCTGCCACGAAATCAACGGCTATGACGGCGGCAAGCCGATCGGTCCAGACCTGCGGGCCGAGCCGTCCACCGCCGAAGAGGCGGCCAAGCTCGCGGCCGATCCGAGCGCGATCCCCGGCCTGCTCCGCAAGGTCGGTCCTTCGCTGCGGCACATCGCCCAGAAGACGAGCCCGTCGTTCATCGCCTCCTGGACCGCGAATCCCAAGAAGTTCCGTCCGACGACCCGGATGCCGGTCTTCTTTGACGAGACGAACCAGCACGACTCTCTGGCTGGCAAGCTCCAGCCGGTCGAACTGTCCGGGATCGCGACCTACCTGACGACGAAGTCGACGCCCATCGAGCTGGAGTCCCCCAAGGCGGACTACAAGGCGGATGCTGCCCGCGGCAAGGCCCTCTTCGCCCGCCGCGGCTGCCTCGCCTGCCACAGCTATCCGGGCGACGAAGAGCTCGCCGGAGCCAAGGCGGACTTCGGCCCCGAGCTGTCGCGGATTCACGAAAAGCTGCTCCCCGGCGAAGCGGGCTTCCAGTGGCTTTACACCTGGCTCCGGCAGCCGGAGAAGTACCACACCCGAACCCGGATGCCGGACCTGTTCCTCGATCCGTACAAAGACGGGGAGACCGTGATCGACCCCGCGGCCGATATCGCCGCCTTCCTGCTCCAGAAGGGGACGCCGGAACCGGCGCCCCTCAACAAGGACTGGAAGACCTCGCTCGGTGTCGTGGCCCGCGCAACGACCGAGGCCGATGCTTCGCGGCTCGGCGTCGAGAAGTCCGGCGTGGTCGTGACCGAAGTCCTGCAGACGAGTGCCGCGACCCGGACGTGGGTCAAGGCCGAGGGTGGGGCAGGGAACCGCGTCGCTCCGATCGAAGTCGACGACGTGATCCTCAAGGTCGGCTCGGAAGCGGTCACTTCTCCCGAACAGCTCGATGCGCTCATCGCCAGCCGGAAGTCGGGCGATGTGGTGACACTCACGATCGTCTCGAAGGGACAGAGCGAGACGCGGGAAGCGGCGGTCACGACGCCGCTCGATGATCTCGTGCGGTTCTACCTCGCCAAGAGCATGAACTCGCCCAAGGTGGACGAGGTCTTCAAGAACCGAGGTGTCGCCGTCCCCGAGGCAGCCAAGAAGCCGAAGGCGGACGGCACGCTCCCGGCTCTCAAGGACGTCGTCAAGGGGGACGAAATCGAGCTCGTCAACGCGGACGGGAACGCCCTCTCCGACGAGGAGTGGGAACAGCGGAAGCTGACGTTCGTCGGCCGCCGGACGGTGAGCCGTTACGGCTGCTTCGGCTGCCATGACATCGCGAACTTCGAGGACGGCCGCCCGATCGGTCCGGCCCTCACCGACTGGGGACGCAAGGACACCTCCAAGCTCGCTCCCGAGCACATCGAGGAGTACCTCCACCATCACGGTGAGCGGGACGGATCGAGCACCCGCGAGAAGATCGAGAAGATCCTCGGCTCCGCCAAGGCAGACGGCACCGCCCCCGAGGAGAGTCTGACGGAGGCCTACCTCTTCGAGAGCCTCCTGCACCACGGCCGGCCCGGCTTCATCTGGCAGAAGCTCCGCGATCCCCGCAGCTACGACTACCGCAAGTCGGAGACCAAGGGCTGGGACGAGCGGCTGCGGATGCCGAACTTCTATCTCGACCAGAAGCAGATCGAGGCGATCTCGACGTTCGTGCTCGGCCTCGTCGCCGATCCTCCGGCCCCGCAGTACCAGTTCCGGCCGACCGGAGCGAAGCTGGCGATCGTCGAAGGGGAGCGGCTGCTGGAGAAGTTCAACTGCACCGGCTGCCACATGGTCGACATGCCGGAGTTCCAGTACCGGATCAAGCCGGAAGAATTCCAGGGGTCCGAGCTGACACCGGACAAGTACCAGTCTGCCTATGACCTGCTGCTGAAGCTCATCCCGCCGGTCAACGGCGACACCGGTAAGCGGTCGCCGGCCGGCGAGGCGATCGTCAAGGTTCACGGCCTGGTCCTGGCCGAGCCCGATCTGGAAGAGCTCCCTGAGGATCAGATCCTGCGGGTCGATACGTGGGGCGTCCATAAAGCGTTCGAGAAGATCGTCCTGCCGCACACGCCTATCGCGATTCCCGTCCAGTCGCTCGTCTCACGAGGAACCGGCCGCGGAGGGACGTTCGCCCTCTGGCTCTCGAAGTTGATCCTCAACGATCCGGGAGTCGGCGACCAGAACCGTGCCTTGCAGGCCTCGCCGCCGCCGCTGTTCCGCGAGGGGGTCAAGGTCCAGACACCGTGGCTCTATTCGTTCCTCAAGAACCCGGACAAGATCCGCCACACGACCGTCCTGCGGATGCCGAAGTTCAACCTGGACGACAGCGAAGCCCAGACGCTCGCGAACTACTTTGCGGCGATCGACGGGGCCCCGTTCCCGTACCAGACCGTGCCCCAGAGCGGGCAGGGCTTTGTCGAGCTTCAGACGGCCGCCATCGCCGCCAAGCATCCGGACTCGAAGGAAGCCTATGACCTCGCCGGATGGAAGATCATCAACAGCAACGTCTGCCGGCAGTGCCACTTCGTCGGCGGGAACGAGATCCAGGGGGATCCCAAGCAGGTGGTCCGCGGACCGAACCTGGAACGGGTGAACCGCCGGCTGCGGCCGGACTGGGTGAAGCTGTGGATCTCCTCGCCGCCGTGGGTCACGCCCTACACGTCGATGCCGGTCAACTTCCCGGCCGACAAGAAAAACATGGCGGACCTCTTCGGCGGGGACGGCTGGGACCAGATCGAAGCGGCGGTCTTCGGCCTCTTCAACTACCAGCAACTGCTGGAAGCGCATGGGAAGCTACAATACGTCGACCCGGCGGCAGCCGCCGCCGCTGCAGCCGCCGCGAACGCCACGCCTCCGGCCAAACCGGAAGGGACGAACTGA
- a CDS encoding c-type cytochrome has translation MRSAVFTALSCVVLLAGCSKGTSDFARSKDRNALMPEAEKYVDAFVDSRFGTPTTIRVWDRLGLEANKANATVESGDEGTVDLKFGKTVFAIKPGDTIVFPGAKTLTGTIKSFDETTQVARLETALAAAPASGSPALVGAGAVLSTGRHLYAEHCQHCHGVAGDGNGPTAKYLNPLPRDYRKGLFKFTSTHYDYRPRRDDLSRIILDGIPGTYMPSFKLLTDAETAAIVEYVIFLSMRGQTEEGLAKYLSGDYSDDAFAERVKGGEASSEVIKGFKTEVDSPDFMADTVDPLIEQIVTNWKTSQSDDPTARVFVKSEGVEPTAESIAKGRMLYLSDNAGCSKCHGQAGRGDGPSTTALNSEGTLGLRDNWGHPITPRNLRTGIYRGGRRPYDIYCRISVGIKGTPMPGIPEAKMSEEDRWHLVNYVLSVPFETLEPGKGVGATVDPPKVADTAH, from the coding sequence GTGAGATCCGCGGTTTTCACAGCACTGTCCTGCGTCGTCCTGCTCGCGGGATGTTCCAAGGGGACGTCGGACTTCGCCCGGTCGAAGGACCGCAACGCCCTGATGCCCGAGGCGGAGAAGTACGTCGACGCCTTCGTCGACTCCCGCTTCGGCACGCCGACGACGATCCGCGTGTGGGACCGCCTGGGGCTCGAGGCCAACAAGGCGAACGCCACGGTGGAATCGGGCGACGAAGGGACCGTCGACCTGAAGTTCGGCAAGACGGTCTTCGCGATCAAGCCCGGAGACACGATCGTCTTCCCGGGCGCCAAAACGCTCACCGGGACGATCAAGTCGTTCGATGAGACGACGCAGGTCGCCAGACTCGAAACCGCCTTGGCAGCGGCCCCCGCCTCGGGAAGCCCGGCGCTCGTCGGAGCCGGCGCCGTCCTGTCGACGGGACGGCATCTCTATGCCGAGCACTGCCAGCACTGCCACGGGGTGGCCGGCGACGGCAACGGTCCGACTGCCAAGTATCTCAATCCGCTCCCGCGCGACTACCGCAAGGGGCTCTTCAAGTTCACCTCCACGCACTACGACTACCGCCCCCGCCGTGACGACCTCTCCCGGATCATCCTGGACGGGATTCCCGGGACCTACATGCCCTCCTTCAAGCTTCTGACGGACGCGGAGACGGCGGCGATCGTCGAGTACGTCATCTTCCTGTCGATGCGAGGCCAGACCGAAGAAGGTCTCGCCAAGTACCTCAGCGGCGACTACTCGGATGACGCGTTCGCCGAGCGGGTCAAGGGGGGAGAAGCGTCGAGCGAAGTCATCAAGGGATTCAAGACCGAAGTCGACTCGCCGGACTTCATGGCGGACACCGTCGATCCGCTCATCGAGCAGATCGTCACGAACTGGAAGACGTCGCAGTCCGACGATCCGACCGCCCGGGTCTTCGTGAAGTCCGAAGGGGTCGAGCCGACCGCCGAGTCGATCGCCAAGGGACGGATGCTCTACCTCTCCGACAACGCCGGCTGCTCAAAGTGCCACGGCCAGGCGGGCCGCGGAGACGGGCCTTCGACCACCGCCCTCAACAGCGAAGGGACCCTGGGCCTTCGCGACAACTGGGGTCATCCGATCACGCCGCGAAACCTCCGGACCGGGATCTACCGCGGCGGGCGGCGTCCGTACGACATTTACTGCCGCATTTCCGTCGGGATCAAGGGAACCCCCATGCCCGGCATTCCAGAAGCCAAGATGTCCGAGGAAGACCGCTGGCATCTTGTGAACTACGTCCTCTCCGTCCCGTTCGAGACGCTCGAACCGGGCAAGGGAGTGGGCGCCACCGTGGATCCACCGAAGGTAGCCGACACCGCCCACTAG
- a CDS encoding cbb3-type cytochrome c oxidase subunit I, producing MSSIATHGHGDAAHAHGHVHHHNPDDRLALLKQVWRFSTDHKVIGIQFLLTTVFMLMVGGALALGVRWQLAFPWENMPIFGAAFAAQGGQISPEAYTMLFTMHATVMIFLVIIPILAGAFGNFLIPLMIGADDMAFPILNALSYWFMWPAIFCFAMAIGLAPDWLNAILPTSLIVRGGIDAGAAQGWTSYPVLSALQSAAPGSEAAQTWWLLAVTLVGVSSMMGSVNYMTTIINMRAPGMTLFRMPLTIWSMFITAILQSFALPVLTAAGFMLVADRLIGTCFFIPAGLVVNNAAPTVGGGQPLLWQHLFWFYSHPAVYIMLLPAMGMVSDMLACMSRKPIFGYKPMVYSMAAIAGLGFIVWGHHMFTSGMNPALGMTFMVSTIMIALPSAVKVFNWIGTIWGGRIRFNTVMLNSTAFVSMFIVGGLSGIFMAAVPVDIYIHDTYFIVAHFHYVLFGATLFGCFGAIVYWFPKMFGRMMNETLGQWHFALSFMGFNGTFFPMHLLGVAGMPRRYANPFLYPYLEHLLPMNQFMTICAIVMGFAQFLLIGNMVYSMFFGPIASRNPWDSNGLEWDTPSPPGHGNFETPPLCYRGPYEYSDPSRAEDFWPQTTPPVKTVPQTTPVPLPVNA from the coding sequence ATGAGTTCCATCGCAACCCACGGACACGGCGACGCGGCTCACGCGCACGGCCACGTCCATCACCACAATCCCGATGACCGCCTGGCCCTGCTCAAGCAGGTGTGGCGGTTCTCGACGGACCACAAGGTGATCGGGATCCAGTTCCTCCTGACCACGGTCTTCATGCTGATGGTCGGGGGCGCGCTGGCGCTCGGCGTGCGATGGCAGCTCGCCTTCCCGTGGGAAAACATGCCGATCTTCGGCGCCGCGTTCGCCGCACAGGGGGGCCAGATCTCCCCCGAGGCGTACACGATGCTCTTCACGATGCACGCCACCGTGATGATCTTCCTCGTGATCATCCCGATCCTGGCGGGAGCCTTCGGGAACTTCCTGATTCCGCTCATGATCGGGGCGGACGACATGGCGTTCCCGATCCTGAACGCCCTCAGCTACTGGTTCATGTGGCCGGCGATCTTCTGCTTCGCCATGGCGATCGGCCTGGCCCCGGACTGGCTCAACGCGATCCTGCCGACTTCCCTCATCGTGCGGGGGGGGATCGATGCCGGGGCCGCGCAGGGCTGGACCTCGTACCCGGTCCTCTCGGCCCTGCAGAGCGCGGCTCCCGGCTCGGAAGCGGCCCAGACGTGGTGGCTGCTGGCCGTGACCCTCGTCGGGGTCTCGTCGATGATGGGCTCGGTCAACTACATGACGACGATCATCAACATGCGGGCCCCGGGGATGACTCTCTTCCGGATGCCGCTGACGATCTGGTCGATGTTCATCACCGCCATCCTCCAGTCATTCGCCCTCCCGGTCCTCACCGCGGCGGGGTTCATGCTCGTCGCCGACCGGCTGATCGGGACCTGCTTCTTCATCCCCGCCGGGCTCGTCGTCAACAACGCCGCGCCGACAGTCGGCGGCGGACAGCCGCTCCTGTGGCAGCACCTGTTCTGGTTCTACTCCCACCCGGCCGTGTACATCATGCTGCTGCCGGCGATGGGGATGGTCTCGGACATGCTGGCCTGCATGAGCCGCAAGCCGATCTTCGGCTACAAGCCGATGGTCTACTCGATGGCCGCCATCGCGGGCCTCGGCTTCATCGTCTGGGGCCACCACATGTTCACCTCGGGGATGAACCCGGCCCTCGGGATGACCTTCATGGTCTCGACGATCATGATCGCCCTCCCCTCGGCGGTGAAGGTCTTCAACTGGATCGGGACGATCTGGGGGGGCCGGATCCGGTTCAACACCGTGATGCTGAATTCGACCGCCTTCGTCTCGATGTTCATCGTCGGGGGTCTGTCGGGGATCTTCATGGCGGCTGTCCCGGTCGACATCTACATCCACGACACCTACTTCATCGTGGCCCACTTCCACTATGTGCTGTTCGGGGCGACGCTGTTCGGCTGCTTCGGGGCGATCGTCTACTGGTTCCCCAAGATGTTCGGCCGGATGATGAACGAGACGCTCGGCCAGTGGCACTTCGCCCTCAGCTTCATGGGGTTCAACGGGACCTTCTTCCCGATGCACCTTCTGGGGGTCGCGGGGATGCCTCGCCGGTACGCCAACCCGTTCCTCTACCCCTATCTTGAGCACCTCTTGCCGATGAACCAGTTCATGACGATCTGCGCGATCGTCATGGGCTTCGCCCAGTTCCTTCTGATCGGCAACATGGTCTACAGCATGTTCTTCGGGCCGATCGCCTCGCGGAACCCGTGGGACTCGAACGGCTTGGAGTGGGACACTCCGTCGCCTCCCGGACACGGCAACTTCGAAACTCCGCCGCTCTGTTACCGCGGCCCCTACGAATACTCCGACCCGTCCCGGGCCGAAGACTTCTGGCCGCAGACGACTCCGCCGGTGAAGACCGTGCCACAGACGACTCCGGTGCCGTTGCCCGTCAACGCGTAG